A genome region from Sphingobium sp. CR2-8 includes the following:
- the accD gene encoding acetyl-CoA carboxylase, carboxyltransferase subunit beta: MSWINRVRNALPFTKKETTAETLWHKCPSCTEMIFIKEWEENLSVCPRCDHHGRIGPSERFEQILDAGFILLPTPQVQEDPLKFRDSKRYPDRIKAARAATGDQDALINARGAIDDVPLVMGVQNFAFMGGSMGMVVGAAFIQGVNDAIAHKCPYVIFTAAGGARMQEGILSLMQMPRATVAIQKLHAAGLPYIVVLTDPTTGGVTASYAMLGDIQISEPNALIGFAGQRVIESTIREKLPEGFQRAEYLLDHGMIDMVVHRNALRDTLARVIGYLTPRAAD, translated from the coding sequence ATGAGCTGGATCAACCGCGTTCGTAACGCCCTGCCCTTCACCAAGAAGGAAACCACCGCCGAAACGCTGTGGCACAAATGCCCGTCCTGCACGGAGATGATCTTCATCAAGGAGTGGGAGGAAAACCTCTCCGTCTGCCCACGCTGCGACCATCATGGTCGGATCGGCCCGTCCGAACGGTTCGAACAGATACTCGACGCCGGGTTCATCCTGCTGCCCACGCCGCAGGTGCAGGAAGACCCGCTCAAATTCCGCGACAGCAAACGCTATCCCGACCGGATCAAGGCCGCCCGCGCCGCGACCGGCGACCAGGATGCGCTGATCAACGCGCGCGGCGCGATCGACGATGTGCCGCTGGTCATGGGCGTGCAGAATTTCGCCTTCATGGGCGGGTCCATGGGCATGGTTGTGGGCGCGGCCTTCATCCAGGGCGTCAATGATGCGATCGCCCACAAATGCCCCTATGTCATCTTCACCGCTGCTGGCGGCGCGCGCATGCAGGAAGGCATATTGTCGCTGATGCAGATGCCGCGCGCGACCGTCGCGATCCAGAAGCTGCATGCGGCCGGCCTGCCCTATATCGTCGTGCTGACCGATCCGACCACGGGCGGCGTGACGGCCAGCTACGCCATGTTGGGCGATATCCAGATTTCCGAGCCGAACGCCCTGATCGGTTTCGCCGGACAGCGCGTGATCGAAAGCACGATCCGCGAAAAGCTGCCCGAAGGGTTCCAGCGCGCCGAATATCTGCTGGATCATGGCATGATCGACATGGTGGTCCATCGCAACGCATTGCGCGATACGCTGGCGCGGGTGATCGGCTATCTGACGCCGCGCGCGGCGGACTGA
- a CDS encoding lysophospholipid acyltransferase family protein yields the protein MLSNPFLFFLMRVLPAPVASWTGGVLSAHVARRNMKLRDARARANLALLRPDLPEAEREALLTRRWINIGRTMGELANIDRLVNDAHVTVIDQPGYKAVLDGPGPMVAFTCHLGNWDLLAAYIKWSTDRPGLGVYEDPDDPKIAAQLKKARSSYMGEAIGGGGAARGVLKHLTQKDRATLYILADERRERQVWFPTFGRTIEPSGNLSIALRLARKVGAKFLPFYLLRTSGPHFELHWHPPLDPATMRDEEIVAVLDRFLGDACIAHADQWLGLHDMDLTDPVSGRV from the coding sequence ATGCTCTCCAACCCCTTTCTCTTCTTCCTGATGCGCGTCCTTCCCGCGCCGGTCGCATCCTGGACCGGCGGCGTGCTGTCGGCCCATGTCGCGCGACGGAACATGAAACTGCGCGACGCCCGCGCGCGCGCCAATCTCGCCCTGCTGCGCCCCGACCTGCCGGAGGCGGAACGGGAAGCCCTATTGACCCGACGCTGGATCAATATCGGCCGCACCATGGGCGAACTTGCCAATATCGACCGGCTGGTGAACGACGCCCATGTGACGGTGATCGATCAGCCGGGCTATAAGGCCGTGCTGGACGGCCCGGGTCCGATGGTCGCCTTCACCTGCCATCTGGGCAATTGGGATCTGCTGGCCGCCTATATCAAATGGTCGACCGACCGGCCCGGCCTTGGCGTCTATGAAGATCCCGACGATCCCAAGATCGCCGCGCAACTCAAGAAAGCGCGATCCAGCTATATGGGCGAAGCGATCGGCGGCGGCGGCGCGGCGCGCGGCGTGCTCAAGCATCTGACGCAAAAGGATCGGGCGACGCTCTATATCCTGGCGGACGAACGGCGCGAGCGACAGGTGTGGTTCCCGACCTTCGGGCGCACGATCGAGCCGTCGGGCAACCTGTCCATCGCCCTGCGCCTGGCGCGCAAGGTCGGGGCGAAGTTCCTGCCCTTCTACCTCCTGCGCACCAGCGGCCCGCATTTCGAACTGCACTGGCATCCTCCGCTCGATCCCGCGACGATGCGTGACGAAGAGATCGTCGCCGTCCTCGACCGCTTCCTCGGGGACGCCTGCATCGCCCATGCCGACCAATGGCTGGGCCTGCATGACATGGACCTGACCGATCCCGTGTCCGGCCGGGTGTGA
- a CDS encoding DUF952 domain-containing protein: MSDLFAYKVLTAAQYDQFKADGVFQGAPIDLSDGYIHMSTRDQAAETVAKHFAGQDRLVMLMIDLAPFGDAVKWEESRGGALFPHLYGDLPMRAVAGKVVLRIGDDGRHLFPAGF, from the coding sequence ATGAGCGATCTATTCGCCTACAAGGTGCTGACGGCAGCGCAATATGACCAGTTCAAGGCCGACGGCGTGTTCCAGGGCGCGCCGATCGACCTGAGCGACGGCTATATCCATATGTCGACCCGCGATCAGGCGGCCGAAACGGTCGCCAAGCATTTCGCGGGACAGGACCGGCTGGTCATGCTGATGATCGATCTCGCCCCCTTTGGCGATGCGGTGAAATGGGAAGAGTCGCGCGGCGGTGCGCTCTTCCCGCACCTCTATGGCGATCTGCCGATGCGTGCGGTGGCCGGGAAGGTCGTGCTGCGTATCGGCGACGATGGTCGGCATCTATTCCCGGCGGGTTTTTGA
- a CDS encoding bifunctional folylpolyglutamate synthase/dihydrofolate synthase: MADHAVSDDPQVQAQLDRLWSLSPGADILGLERITSLLERLGDPHRALPPVFHVAGTNGKGSTCAFLRAAMEADGKSVHVFTSPHLVRFNERIRIAGQLVSDTQLARYLERVLDIAEGVNASFFEVTTAAAFLAFAEHEADACIIEVGLGGRLDATNVIANPAVCGIAQLGIDHQAFLGDTLAQIAAEKAGIAKAGAALVTQRYAESLFPVIMDAVARAPTRWIGQGDAWDAAVYRDRLHYRDDLGRLETPLPRLAGAHQVQNAALAFAMLRHQDAVPLSEAALKAAPLWAHWPARLQRLDHGPLLAPLPHDTTAWLDGGHNAGAGEAIGAYFSADRLEGHRLQLVIGMLANKEVDAFLAPFAGKIAHIHALPVPGHEHHPAERFAAIAAKWGIGCTAHDDVNGAIAAIAARCAAIDDTAPKLLIGGSLYLAGEILRLNDQLPD; encoded by the coding sequence ATGGCCGACCACGCCGTTTCGGATGATCCGCAAGTCCAGGCGCAACTCGACCGGCTCTGGTCGTTGTCGCCCGGCGCGGACATATTGGGGCTGGAGCGCATCACCAGCCTGCTGGAGCGGCTGGGCGATCCGCATCGCGCCCTGCCCCCGGTCTTTCACGTGGCGGGAACCAATGGCAAGGGATCGACCTGCGCCTTCCTGCGTGCGGCTATGGAGGCGGACGGCAAGAGCGTGCATGTCTTCACCTCGCCCCATCTGGTGCGCTTCAACGAGCGCATCCGGATCGCGGGACAATTGGTGTCCGACACGCAACTCGCCCGCTATCTGGAACGGGTGCTGGACATTGCGGAGGGCGTGAACGCCAGCTTCTTCGAAGTGACGACGGCCGCCGCTTTCCTTGCCTTTGCCGAGCATGAAGCCGATGCCTGCATCATCGAGGTTGGTTTGGGCGGGCGGTTGGATGCAACCAATGTGATCGCCAATCCGGCGGTGTGCGGCATCGCGCAACTCGGCATCGATCATCAGGCCTTCCTGGGCGACACGTTGGCGCAGATCGCGGCGGAAAAGGCGGGCATCGCCAAGGCGGGTGCGGCGCTGGTGACGCAGCGTTACGCCGAATCGCTCTTCCCCGTCATCATGGACGCCGTTGCGCGCGCACCGACGCGCTGGATCGGCCAGGGCGACGCGTGGGACGCGGCGGTCTATCGCGACCGGCTGCATTATCGCGACGATCTGGGCCGGCTGGAAACTCCGCTACCGCGACTGGCCGGGGCGCATCAGGTGCAGAATGCCGCGCTAGCCTTTGCCATGTTGCGGCATCAGGACGCCGTGCCCTTGTCCGAAGCGGCGCTGAAAGCCGCGCCGCTATGGGCGCACTGGCCCGCCCGCCTGCAACGGCTGGACCATGGTCCGCTGCTGGCGCCCTTGCCGCACGACACCACGGCCTGGCTCGACGGCGGGCATAATGCAGGGGCTGGCGAAGCGATCGGCGCCTATTTTTCAGCCGACCGGCTGGAAGGGCATAGGCTCCAGCTGGTCATCGGCATGCTGGCGAACAAGGAAGTGGACGCCTTCCTCGCCCCCTTCGCGGGCAAGATCGCCCATATCCATGCGCTGCCGGTGCCAGGCCACGAGCATCATCCCGCCGAGCGTTTCGCCGCCATAGCGGCAAAATGGGGCATCGGCTGCACCGCCCATGACGACGTCAACGGCGCGATCGCGGCCATAGCGGCACGATGCGCCGCGATCGACGACACCGCGCCCAAGCTGCTGATCGGCGGCTCGCTCTATCTGGCAGGCGAAATTTTGCGACTGAACGATCAATTACCGGACTGA
- a CDS encoding DUF6628 family protein — MAYGETSPLDLPRPIPGGYGNRLFLFVMRRMATAGVNDAHAANAMLGAFGRSYRRPLVLMRAMMLELARASSRKILVAPCCCARMTADEALMMQATGEALRDPNAAYDQVSELLGNDHALGALTCLQAVAQAHSDLGRPLDLYAGG, encoded by the coding sequence ATGGCATATGGAGAGACCTCCCCCCTCGACCTGCCCCGGCCCATTCCGGGCGGATATGGCAACCGCCTGTTCCTGTTCGTCATGCGCCGCATGGCGACGGCAGGGGTGAACGACGCTCATGCCGCCAATGCGATGCTGGGCGCGTTCGGGCGCAGCTATCGCCGCCCGCTGGTGCTGATGCGCGCGATGATGCTGGAACTGGCGCGCGCGTCGAGCCGCAAGATACTGGTTGCCCCCTGCTGCTGCGCGCGCATGACCGCCGACGAGGCGCTGATGATGCAGGCGACCGGCGAGGCGCTGCGCGATCCCAATGCCGCCTATGATCAGGTGAGCGAACTGCTGGGCAACGATCATGCGCTGGGCGCGCTCACCTGTTTGCAGGCGGTGGCGCAGGCGCATAGCGACCTGGGCCGTCCGCTGGACCTCTACGCGGGGGGCTGA
- a CDS encoding ceramide glucosyltransferase codes for MLWVWFGLQALTVLGVVNYWRNLPADRRQEAPDGVVVILSVRDDWDGGAALIARLKAQSVPFRLLIATSGACPAADALAGGEGDWVQRVAAGVAQDEGQKVHKLRAALRALRPDDRYLLFIDADIEPPVRLVGRLLFPLVRGKADIATGYRLLLPGPGVMAALVGAVEMQLATLPRSASATMPWGGAMALTRDVAERLDLDEALAGRLSDDMTIGLAGWRAKLRLRPVRDLLVASPLAGSTGDLLGFGVRQYRHIVTNSVGMWALATVVVAVQAGAWLWALGWGGWGGIAIGYGAAWSRALVRRRIVASVLESEQAERAGRSLSWDIVAPFAVTWAHLAVQLMAATSNRIRWGGWDYRVRRGRVVNMARCRL; via the coding sequence ATGCTTTGGGTCTGGTTCGGGTTGCAGGCGCTGACCGTGCTGGGTGTCGTCAACTATTGGCGCAACCTGCCGGCCGATCGCAGACAGGAAGCGCCCGATGGCGTGGTCGTGATCCTGAGCGTTCGCGATGATTGGGATGGCGGCGCGGCCCTGATCGCCCGATTGAAGGCCCAAAGCGTGCCCTTTCGCCTGCTGATCGCGACATCGGGGGCCTGCCCGGCGGCGGATGCGCTGGCGGGGGGAGAGGGGGACTGGGTGCAACGCGTCGCGGCGGGCGTGGCGCAGGATGAAGGGCAGAAGGTGCATAAGCTGCGCGCTGCACTGCGCGCCTTGCGGCCGGACGATCGCTATCTGCTGTTCATCGACGCGGACATTGAGCCGCCCGTACGACTGGTTGGACGCCTGCTCTTCCCGCTGGTGCGCGGGAAAGCGGATATAGCGACAGGCTATCGGCTGTTGCTGCCGGGGCCGGGCGTTATGGCGGCGCTGGTCGGCGCGGTGGAGATGCAGTTGGCGACGCTTCCGCGGTCCGCCAGCGCGACGATGCCCTGGGGTGGCGCGATGGCGCTGACCCGCGACGTGGCGGAGCGGCTGGACCTGGACGAGGCGCTGGCGGGTCGATTGTCCGACGATATGACGATCGGCCTGGCCGGATGGCGGGCGAAGCTGCGTCTGCGTCCCGTGCGCGACCTGCTGGTCGCCAGCCCGCTGGCAGGATCGACGGGCGATCTGTTGGGCTTCGGTGTCCGCCAATATCGGCACATCGTCACCAACAGTGTCGGCATGTGGGCGCTGGCGACGGTTGTGGTGGCGGTGCAGGCGGGGGCGTGGCTCTGGGCGCTGGGCTGGGGTGGCTGGGGCGGCATCGCGATCGGCTATGGCGCGGCGTGGAGCCGGGCGCTGGTGCGGCGGCGGATCGTTGCTTCGGTGCTGGAGTCGGAGCAGGCCGAACGCGCAGGGCGATCGCTAAGCTGGGATATCGTCGCGCCGTTCGCGGTGACATGGGCGCATCTGGCGGTGCAACTGATGGCGGCGACATCGAACCGCATCCGATGGGGCGGATGGGACTATCGGGTCAGGCGTGGCAGGGTGGTGAATATGGCGCGATGCCGCCTGTAG
- the trpB gene encoding tryptophan synthase subunit beta, which yields MTDTPTLPNSLRSQPDANGHFGAFGGRYVAETLMPLILELERVYKEAKADPAFDAEFAELLRSYVGRPNPLYYAERLTEALRAKAQPGKGAKIYLKREELNHTGAHKINNCIGQALLARRMGKKKVIAETGAGQHGVATATVAALFGMECKIFMGAKDVERQKPNVFRMKLLGAEVIPVHSGSSTLKDSMNDALRYWVSNVHDTFYIIGTAAGPHPYPELVRDFQSIIGKETRAQMLEAEGRLPDLLIAPVGGGSNAIGMFHPFLDDPEVAMIGVEAAGEGLDRKHAASLAGGASGILHGNRTYLLQDEDGQITEAHSISAGLDYPGIGPEHSWLHEIGRVQYMPIKDDEALTSFQTLSKLEGIIPALESAHAVAAAEQVAPTLDADKIIVVNLSGRGDKDIFTVADALGVEM from the coding sequence ATGACCGATACCCCTACCTTGCCCAACAGCCTGCGCAGCCAGCCCGACGCCAACGGCCATTTCGGCGCGTTCGGTGGCCGCTACGTCGCCGAAACGCTGATGCCGCTGATCCTGGAACTGGAGCGGGTCTATAAGGAAGCGAAGGCCGATCCCGCCTTCGACGCCGAATTTGCCGAATTGCTGCGCAGCTATGTCGGCCGCCCCAATCCGCTTTATTATGCGGAGCGGCTGACCGAAGCGCTGCGCGCCAAGGCGCAGCCGGGCAAGGGTGCCAAAATCTACCTGAAGCGCGAAGAATTGAACCATACCGGCGCGCACAAGATCAACAATTGCATCGGCCAGGCGCTGCTCGCCCGCCGCATGGGCAAGAAGAAGGTCATCGCCGAAACCGGGGCGGGCCAGCATGGCGTCGCCACCGCGACCGTCGCCGCCCTGTTCGGCATGGAATGCAAGATCTTCATGGGCGCGAAGGATGTCGAGCGGCAGAAGCCCAACGTCTTCCGCATGAAGCTGTTGGGTGCCGAGGTCATCCCTGTCCATTCCGGGTCTTCCACGCTCAAGGATTCGATGAATGACGCGCTGCGTTATTGGGTGTCGAACGTGCATGACACCTTCTACATCATTGGCACGGCGGCCGGGCCGCACCCCTATCCCGAACTGGTGCGCGATTTCCAGTCGATCATCGGCAAGGAAACCCGCGCGCAGATGCTGGAAGCGGAGGGTCGCCTGCCCGACCTGCTGATCGCGCCGGTCGGTGGCGGGTCCAACGCCATCGGCATGTTCCACCCCTTCCTGGACGACCCAGAGGTCGCGATGATCGGCGTCGAGGCGGCGGGCGAAGGCCTGGACAGGAAGCATGCCGCATCGCTGGCAGGGGGCGCATCGGGCATCCTCCACGGCAACCGTACCTATCTGCTCCAGGACGAGGATGGTCAGATCACCGAAGCGCACAGCATTTCCGCTGGCCTCGACTATCCCGGGATCGGGCCGGAACATAGCTGGCTGCACGAAATCGGCCGGGTCCAATATATGCCGATCAAGGATGACGAGGCGCTGACCAGCTTCCAGACGCTCAGCAAGCTGGAGGGTATCATCCCGGCGCTGGAATCCGCCCATGCGGTCGCGGCCGCCGAGCAGGTCGCGCCGACGCTGGACGCGGACAAGATCATCGTCGTCAACCTGTCCGGCCGGGGAGACAAGGATATCTTCACCGTCGCCGACGCGCTGGGAGTGGAGATGTGA
- the gyrA gene encoding DNA gyrase subunit A, which translates to MTDETVLADPSDISPISIVDEMKASYLDYAMSVIVARALPDVRDGLKPVHRRILFSAQESGFVYNRPYRKSARLVGEVMGKYHPHGDSSIYDALARMTQDWSMRVPLIDGQGNFGSMDPDPPAAMRYTEARLAKVATALLDDLDKDTVDFTPNYDASESEPQVLPARFPNLLVNGAGGIAVGMATNIPPHNLGEVLRACLAYIDNPGITTDELIAIVPGPDFPTAPLILGQSGARSAYHTGRGSIMMRSRHVVESGRGDRESIVLTAIPYQVGKNGLVEKIAEAAKDKRIEGISDIRDESSREGVRIVMDLKRDATPEVVLNQLWRNTPAQSSFPANMLAIRGGRPELLGLREIIEAFVKFREEVITRRTKFELNKARDRAHILLGLVVAVSNLDEMVKIIRGSSSPAEAREKLLAREWPIGEIAPYLRLVEAIETDVHGDVYKLSDIQVRAILDLRLHRLTALGRDEIGKELAELAEAIAEYLAILGDRVKLYAVMREELEAIEKEFATPRLSEITAAADGIEDEDLIEREDMVVTVTVQGYIKRTPLESFRAQARGGKGRSGMATKDEDAVTEMFVTSTHTPVLFFSTAGKVYRMKVWRLPEGGPATRGRPMVNLLPLGPGETIRTVLPLPEDEDSWKDLHVMFATANGTVRRNSMDAFANVPSNGKLAMRFDEGSDDRLIGVALLTEEDDVLLATRQGKAIRFAATDVREFQSRTSTGVRGMTLKDDDEVISLSILKGFDATPDEREAYLRAAPWKDNDAESTLPAERAAQFAAAEQFILTVCTNGYGKLSSAYDYRRTGRGGQGITNIDNIARNGKVVASFSATQANQLMLVTDQAKLIRMGLDSLRVISRNSAGVRLFDVAKDEHVVSAARIDESENAPDAETPPEA; encoded by the coding sequence TTGACCGACGAGACTGTCCTCGCCGACCCTTCGGACATCAGCCCCATCTCCATCGTCGACGAGATGAAGGCCAGCTATCTCGACTATGCCATGTCCGTCATCGTGGCCCGCGCCCTGCCGGACGTGCGCGACGGGTTGAAGCCGGTCCATCGCCGCATTCTCTTCTCCGCCCAGGAATCGGGCTTCGTTTACAACCGCCCCTATCGCAAGTCCGCCCGACTGGTCGGTGAGGTCATGGGTAAATATCACCCCCATGGCGACAGCTCGATCTACGACGCCTTGGCCCGCATGACGCAGGACTGGTCGATGCGCGTGCCGCTGATCGACGGTCAGGGTAACTTCGGTTCCATGGACCCCGATCCGCCAGCGGCCATGCGTTACACAGAAGCGCGCCTGGCGAAGGTCGCGACCGCGCTGCTAGACGACCTGGACAAGGACACGGTCGACTTCACGCCCAACTATGACGCGTCGGAGAGCGAGCCGCAGGTATTGCCCGCGCGTTTCCCCAACCTGCTGGTCAATGGCGCTGGCGGCATCGCGGTGGGCATGGCGACCAACATCCCGCCGCATAACCTTGGCGAAGTGTTGCGCGCCTGCCTCGCCTATATCGACAATCCCGGCATCACGACGGACGAACTGATCGCCATCGTCCCCGGCCCCGATTTCCCCACCGCGCCGCTGATCCTGGGCCAGTCGGGCGCACGCAGCGCCTATCACACCGGACGCGGCTCCATCATGATGCGTTCGCGCCATGTGGTCGAAAGCGGACGCGGTGACCGTGAATCCATCGTCCTGACCGCCATTCCCTATCAGGTCGGCAAGAACGGCCTCGTTGAAAAGATCGCCGAAGCCGCCAAGGACAAGCGGATCGAGGGCATCAGCGACATTCGCGACGAATCCAGCCGCGAAGGCGTGCGGATCGTCATGGACCTGAAGCGCGACGCGACGCCGGAAGTCGTCCTCAACCAGCTCTGGCGCAACACGCCTGCCCAATCGAGCTTCCCCGCCAACATGCTCGCCATCCGTGGCGGCCGCCCCGAACTGCTGGGCCTGCGCGAGATCATCGAGGCCTTCGTCAAGTTCCGGGAAGAGGTCATTACCCGCCGTACCAAGTTCGAACTGAACAAGGCGCGCGACCGGGCGCATATCTTGCTGGGTCTGGTCGTCGCCGTCAGCAATCTGGACGAGATGGTCAAGATCATCCGGGGGTCGTCCAGCCCCGCCGAAGCGCGCGAAAAGCTGCTGGCCCGCGAATGGCCGATCGGTGAAATCGCCCCCTATCTGCGTCTGGTCGAAGCGATCGAGACGGATGTCCATGGCGACGTCTACAAGCTGTCGGACATTCAGGTTCGCGCAATCCTGGACCTGCGTCTGCATCGCCTGACCGCGCTGGGCCGCGACGAGATCGGCAAGGAACTGGCCGAACTGGCCGAGGCGATCGCCGAATATCTCGCCATCCTGGGCGACCGGGTGAAGCTCTATGCGGTGATGCGCGAAGAGCTGGAGGCGATCGAAAAGGAATTTGCGACGCCGCGCCTGTCGGAGATCACCGCCGCCGCCGACGGGATCGAGGACGAGGATCTGATCGAACGCGAAGACATGGTCGTCACCGTCACGGTGCAGGGCTATATCAAGCGCACCCCGCTCGAAAGCTTCCGCGCCCAGGCGCGCGGCGGCAAGGGGCGGTCGGGCATGGCGACCAAGGATGAGGACGCCGTCACCGAAATGTTCGTGACGTCGACCCATACGCCGGTGCTGTTCTTCTCCACCGCCGGCAAGGTTTACCGCATGAAGGTGTGGCGCCTGCCCGAAGGTGGTCCTGCGACGCGCGGTCGGCCGATGGTCAACCTGCTGCCGCTGGGTCCGGGCGAAACCATCCGCACCGTCCTGCCGCTGCCCGAGGATGAGGATAGCTGGAAAGACCTGCACGTCATGTTTGCGACAGCGAACGGGACAGTGCGTCGCAACAGCATGGACGCCTTTGCCAATGTGCCGAGCAACGGCAAGCTGGCGATGCGCTTCGACGAAGGCAGCGACGATCGCCTGATCGGCGTCGCGCTATTGACCGAAGAGGACGACGTGCTGCTCGCCACGCGGCAGGGCAAGGCGATCCGCTTCGCCGCCACCGACGTGCGCGAGTTCCAGAGCCGCACGTCGACCGGCGTGCGCGGCATGACGCTCAAGGACGACGACGAAGTGATTTCGCTGTCGATCCTCAAGGGCTTCGACGCCACCCCGGACGAGCGCGAAGCCTATCTGCGCGCCGCGCCGTGGAAGGATAATGACGCGGAATCGACCCTGCCTGCCGAACGGGCCGCGCAATTTGCGGCGGCGGAGCAGTTCATCCTGACCGTCTGCACCAACGGCTATGGCAAGCTGTCCTCCGCCTATGACTATCGCCGCACCGGGCGTGGTGGTCAGGGCATCACAAACATCGACAATATCGCCCGCAACGGTAAAGTCGTCGCCAGCTTCTCCGCGACGCAGGCCAATCAGCTGATGCTGGTCACCGACCAGGCGAAGCTGATCCGGATGGGCCTCGACAGCCTGCGCGTCATCAGCCGCAATTCGGCGGGCGTCCGCCTGTTCGACGTCGCCAAGGACGAGCATGTCGTCAGCGCCGCCCGGATCGACGAAAGCGAAAACGCGCCCGATGCAGAAACCCCGCCCGAGGCATGA
- the trpA gene encoding tryptophan synthase subunit alpha: protein MDRLSTRFAACKAQGRAALITFVTAGDPDVAATPAILDALVAGGADIIELGMPFTDPMADGPAIELANLRSLGSGTKTKDIFALAADFRARHPDTPLVLMGYANPMLIRGGDWFAAQCKASGVDGVICVDIPPEEDAEVGPALRAVGVHLVRLATPTTDAGRLSAVLNGASGFLYYVSVAGVTGKQQAAQTSIDMAVEKLKAATDLPVAVGFGVRGPEQAAAIGRIADGVVVGSAIVDIIGSHGDASAPFVQDFVATLRDALSIRETAA from the coding sequence ATGGATCGCCTTTCCACTCGCTTCGCCGCCTGCAAGGCGCAGGGCCGCGCCGCGCTCATCACCTTCGTGACTGCGGGTGATCCCGATGTCGCCGCGACGCCCGCTATCCTCGACGCGCTGGTCGCGGGCGGCGCGGACATCATCGAATTGGGCATGCCCTTTACCGATCCGATGGCCGATGGTCCGGCGATCGAACTGGCGAACCTGCGCAGCCTGGGTTCGGGCACGAAGACGAAGGACATCTTCGCGCTCGCCGCCGACTTCCGGGCGCGCCACCCTGACACGCCGCTGGTGCTGATGGGTTATGCCAACCCGATGCTGATCCGCGGCGGCGACTGGTTCGCCGCGCAGTGCAAGGCGTCCGGTGTCGACGGCGTGATCTGCGTCGATATTCCGCCGGAGGAAGATGCCGAGGTCGGTCCGGCCCTGCGCGCGGTCGGCGTGCATCTCGTTCGCCTCGCCACCCCGACCACCGATGCGGGGCGCCTGTCTGCGGTACTGAACGGGGCCAGCGGTTTCCTCTACTATGTTTCGGTCGCAGGCGTCACCGGCAAGCAACAGGCGGCCCAGACGTCGATCGACATGGCGGTCGAGAAACTCAAGGCCGCCACCGACCTGCCGGTCGCCGTGGGCTTTGGCGTGCGTGGCCCCGAACAGGCCGCAGCCATCGGCCGGATCGCCGACGGCGTGGTCGTCGGCTCCGCCATCGTCGATATCATCGGGTCGCATGGCGACGCCTCCGCCCCCTTCGTCCAGGATTTCGTCGCCACCCTGCGCGACGCCCTTTCTATTCGGGAGACCGCCGCATGA
- a CDS encoding phosphoribosylanthranilate isomerase, whose product MSRLGIKICGLSTPDTIGAAIMGGATHLGLNHFPKSPRYVEVGKLKALAALVPSHVERVAILVDPADEMLSELVATGALTALQLHGKETPERVATVRARFKLPVWKAISVKTRADIDAANAYAGAADFLLFDAKTPDGAALPGGMGLRFDWTLLQGVSIAAPWGLSGGLGVDNVAEAIRVTGAPLVDVSSGVEDAPGIKSVDKIMAFCKAVQPC is encoded by the coding sequence ATGTCACGACTCGGTATCAAGATTTGCGGTCTGTCGACCCCCGATACGATCGGCGCCGCCATCATGGGCGGCGCGACCCATCTGGGCCTCAACCATTTCCCCAAAAGTCCCCGCTATGTCGAAGTGGGCAAACTGAAAGCGCTGGCCGCGCTGGTGCCATCCCATGTCGAGCGGGTTGCGATCCTGGTCGATCCGGCGGACGAGATGCTGAGCGAACTTGTCGCGACCGGTGCGCTCACCGCCTTGCAATTGCATGGCAAGGAAACGCCCGAACGCGTCGCCACCGTACGTGCGCGGTTCAAACTGCCCGTCTGGAAAGCGATATCGGTCAAGACCCGCGCCGATATCGATGCGGCCAATGCCTATGCCGGGGCCGCCGACTTCCTTCTGTTCGACGCCAAGACGCCCGACGGCGCGGCGCTGCCCGGCGGCATGGGCCTGCGGTTCGATTGGACGTTGCTGCAAGGCGTGTCGATCGCCGCGCCCTGGGGTCTGTCTGGCGGGCTGGGCGTCGATAATGTGGCCGAGGCGATCCGCGTCACCGGCGCGCCACTGGTCGATGTTTCGTCAGGTGTGGAGGACGCGCCCGGCATCAAGAGTGTGGACAAGATCATGGCCTTCTGCAAAGCGGTTCAGCCATGTTGA